Below is a genomic region from Micropterus dolomieu isolate WLL.071019.BEF.003 ecotype Adirondacks linkage group LG08, ASM2129224v1, whole genome shotgun sequence.
GCCCTCTTCACTGAAAGGATACCTGCAGATCTGGCAGAGCCAACCTGCCAATGACTGGAAAATTTTCAGCAAGACGtggagccaaaacctcagacaCCAATAACCAAGTGCACTTACTTGGAGCTGCTCTGCATGTTATGCATGTGTCAAATATGAGTATTATTTGTGGCTGTTACAGCCCATAGCCTGTTTGTTCTGAGTCACAGTCAAATCAGTCACAGCTAGCTGGCCCCACCTAAACCCACGGACTGGCAAACTTGAATATTGTCTGGGTCTACTAAGGTCAGAAATATTGGGGTACAAAAATACTTTTCAGAAAAGCACAAacctaaaaatataaaagggTATTAGCagggtgctttgagctaaatgctagcATCAGTATGCCAACATGCTAACAATGAAAACGCAAAAATGCTGATGTGTAGCAGGTATTTTTTGTCATTAACCacagtattggacaaattaataatttgacctgatgatggtgttgaacgaaAAGGGGATTAGgggttattacaattcatcataTGAATGGGACATAAACaattcatggcaatccattcagtAGTCATTGAGATATGGCACTAAAATACACAattgtcaacctcatggtggtcttagaggaaaagtcaggttctttgggaaccatgaatgcttGTAGAAAATTTCATTGCAATGCATCCAATAGTTATTTAGATATTTCACTCTAGGCCAACTTGGTGGACTAACAGAGAGACAAACTGTTGATCACTAATGTGACAGACTCTGGATATTCAATCAGCACTTGTTACTTTCTGATTCCTGTTAAACTATCCTTACAGATTAAACTGACAGAATCGCAATGTTTCACATCTGTAAATGTGATTTAAACACTGCTACTCTGAGTATCATTACAACAGTCTGAATGAAGCCTGTGGTATTTTGGGGTTGTTGGAAAACTTTTCTGAACATGTGTTAAACATTTTTGCTCCACAGTGACAGATTTCGTGGAGtgattttcctttcttttaacACTTAGATAACTGGATTCTTTTCTAACATTTACAGGacaaataatattttcattactTTGACCTGCAGTTTTTGCATTTGTGAATCAACAAGGAATCCAATGGTCTTTTCCTACATACCATCACATACTAAAACATATTCACCCAAACTGAAAGAGGGTCATTGTACAGGATTATGGGTTTTTTCTTCAAAAGTGTCCACAGTCAGTCAGAGTGATACTTTACTGTCTGGGAGCTCTCCAACATCTGTCTGCTCTGGAAAAATGTGTTGAGCCTTCTCCGCCTCTCTTGGTTTGAATTGGCAGATACTGTATGATTTTACTATGACTGATACTGgctgcagttgttgttgttatgacTTGGCTAAATGCTCTACACAATAATTGTTCATATATCAAGCATAATTAAGCTAGACTAACTAGTCTATTCATTCAGTGTGTCCCACCAAGTATATTTAGGATACTCAAAATCTTAATCATCAAGAGAGGCTTTTTCACAGGGACACTGGAAGTTAGTCTGAGTTGGGGGTGCTGAGAGAAACTATTTCAATTtccatttctctttttaatgATGTCATACAAAATGGTGTGCGACATaggcacataaataaatataactcattatatatatatatatatatatatatatatatatatatatataaaaataataatttaaatctgGCTTacaattttccaatttgtactaaaaacaataattctgtatggtagcgaaatctgggggccaaaacttaataatgaatttgacaaatggtacaaaacaatcatagaatctttccatactgagttctgtaagagcatcctgcaggtgcagagaaagacaccaaataacctgtgtagagcagagctcggccaatatcccctcttactaaaaatatagaaaagttCACtttaattttacaatcacttaaaatcagttaacccccagacataccatcacaaaCCCTAACATACCAAGAGCTGAAACCAGAGTAGTCCCCTCAGCgggctggtcctgaggctctctgcagtaacaagtccccaacagcctcaggacagcaacaccaactcaagcagaccaaaccaaattatcagcaagcagaaagaaaagtatATTGAATACTttaaagaaacgaccaaaacacaaagtaaattacaatgttatgtgaccctaaaaagagaattcacaccggcaaattacctgagtacaataaaatgtcccaaactaagaaaaatgttgacaagatacagactgagtgaacacagcctggccatagaaaagggtcgccacagacagagctggctaccacaagaggagagactctgctcccagtgtgacatgGGACAGGTAGAGgaagagctgcactttctaacctcatgccccaaatataaaacactaagagaaaaacactttgcacttttcatacatttcccaaatataccccgaaatcgaattcatatcagacacacagaaactcccctatttactgggagaaacgcccaaatgtgaaataattgctgcaaaatatgtcatGAGGACAACCaatggaacctcagactgataagtaattgtacagattttcaaattattattattttgatcgtttgatattttagtaattctTTAGTtgttacatttgatactgatttctttttatttaaaattttatttttttttaatcaattaataaattttttttaaatttttttttgtctattaacacacatacacactaattgttttatttattttatttttaatatatatttttttaaacacacacacgtttactgttttatttatttatttaatttttaatatatttttatttttaatattttttatttttttaacacacacacacacacacttgcttactcttactgttttatttatttattttattttaatttttaatatttcttcttttttttaacacaaacacacatacgctttgattactttacgctttaattacttgtttaatgaaatgtatggggttgattgttcttaagttgtatgtatgatgctttggcaatattgcttttacacattcatgccaacaaagctattttgaattgaattgaattgaattaatagTCTTAGTAAGATTTCAGTGACGCAGAAGTTTGAGATCTTCTTCCAAACCAGCGTATGTTCAAGTGGAGTTATTGCAGTGCAATCCTTCCAGCCTCTGTCATTCTTGGAGAACATGGAGAACACATGGAGCGGTGGCCAGGAAAGCATCGTTTTCAGAGAAAGCTGAATTTGAGGCCTTGCAGTATATATCGACACTGGCTGGCCACATGGAGCCCACCTGCCGGGGACACACATACTTTCCTcttctctatctttctctctgtctccatctaTTTATACCTCATCCCTGGATGTCTGTCCTGCCCACCCAGCTCTGTGAGAAATGTCTGGTGTTGAAATTCAGGAATCTGGTTTTACTTTTGACTGAATGCCTTAACCATGATTGCTTACTTTCTGTTTCAGTGACTGCAGTCTTTTGCTATATTTATATTCAAACGTGTTGTAGCTATGACGGCATCCTTGTAACACGTGACTGTGCTGtataataaatatttctgtaacgtaattttatatgtttttagaCACACtgctctagggatggcagtgTCAGTAGGTTGGTCAGCacaccactttggtccaaacggaaatatatcaataaatattgGATGGATGAAATGTGGTACAGGCaatcatggtccccagaggttTAAGCCTAATGACTTCCTCTGACCTTTTATCTTGCACCAGCAGGTCAAAACTCATCCAGGGAAATATCCCATCATCTACTTGCTGGATTGGAGCAAAAATtagtacagacattcatggttcgcAGATGATGTATCTGAACTTGGTTTAAGACACATACTTGAGAAACTAATGACATGTCCATCAGCTATAGCTGGACTCCATGTTTAGCGCTAATTAGATAATGTTAGCAAGATCGTCCTCTTGATCTGAGAAAGTCTCAGATACAACACACAGAAGATGTCTCTGGAGGAACAATTTAGTAATAAAGTAGCTCAGCTATGTTCAAGATGTGTCCTTGTGGCCTAGGAGGAATCCTTTGACAATGTTTGCTTCCAGGCTCCTTTAATTCTCTTTAGGGTCAAGCTTCTCTTATGATGATTCAAGTTCAAGCCAACCCCAGACCTGCTGCCCTTACACAATGAAAATCAGAGGTAAGAGAAGGCTTTAATTTCTTTAAAGTCTGGCTGAAGTTACATATGCGGGTTTCAGAAGTAATTTAGTTTTTGGGAGGGAAAATTAAATTGTGGGAATATCTGATATCTGTACTTAAAAGAGCAGCTACTGGTACTGTCCAGACAGTAAAGCAGCAGCCTGTAAAATCATCAGCAAGGTAAAATCTCATCAACTTAAATCAGAATTGTCACCACCACAGAAGCCTTGGAGGTTGTTTGACTTGTAGACAACTGGACTAATGTATATTTCTCCCCTCAGCTCGCGTTAAGCTGTGTAAACTTAGAACGCCACAAGactggaaagagagggaggagaggaaaaagaggggAAAGACTTGggggtggaggtgtgtgtgtgtgtgtgtgtgtctggaagTGGAAATGGGCAGCAGGGAGGAGGAATGTGAAACATTTCTGATGCTGGTCCAGTGGCTGTTTACACGGTAGTCAGCCTGTGACATCAGAGTCCAGACTTTATAAATGTCAGCAGGCGCTAGAATGAGCAGTTAGcaaacagcttcactggtcgCACCACACCGCCACACAGCTTAGTGAGGCAGACTGAGCTCCATCAGCAACACAAGCCCCCATGGACCGACtgctgtgtgactgtgtgatAGCTTTGGCTGTACTGCTGTGTGTGGCCACACAGGTGAGGCCTGCTTACTTAACAGTAGTTTGTTCTGAACTAGATGATATTAtggtgtctgtatgtgtgacaGAGCGTAGGCAGAGACGTTCAAACAGTGAAGCTGATTTCCTGTGATTTGCTCACTTTATTACTGCAAGATTGAAAAATATTGTAAACATTCTGTTTATATTCTCACCGTGatcatttattcacacactATACTTGTTTCATTTACTTTAGAGGAATATCTTCTTGTCTACCTTGATTTTAAATGAGTGACTATAGTCATCCTGTTTGGACAGAAATAAGGTCACATAAAGCTCTGTGTGCAAGATATGCAAATTATGATAAGACCACTAGGGCTGTAACTAACAATTTTAACTTGTTAACTTTTAATATCTGTCTTTTACTTttatgattaattgattagctgTTTGGCCTATCAAATGTcagaaaaggttttaaaaatgGGCATCAAAATTCACTTCTTTACTATCAGttacttgttttgtctgtcttaACACAGTCCGAATCACAAATATATTCAGTGTATGAGCATATAAGACAAAAATAAGGAGCAAATACTCACTTTTAGGAGGAACTAAAGAATTTGTGGCATTTTGCTTGTAAAAAGGAATCAAAAGAATGAGACATGGTTATCAAAACTGTTGCCAGTTTCTGTAATTAATTGACTATTTTTGAATTAAGTAAATGAATTTCTCAATAGAAATGAGAAGTGAAACTAGCCTTGGCCAGATCTCGCCTATGTTTTGGCTCCATCAGCGACATGTAACTGAAAACAGTGGTTTGTCCTGAAAGTGTTGGATACCTTGTGCATTTTCTGAGAATACcaataatattttcattactCCTTATGTGAAAATATAGTCATGAGGATAATCATTTAGATGATGATTATGATAactgtggtggtgatggtgaagaTGAAAATAATGATCTAGTCTTTTCTCATGTGTGTTGTCCCTGCAGGTGTTGTGCCAGCTCTGTGACAGTCCCTGCCTTTGCCCCGGACCTGCCCCCCAGTGCCCCTCAGGAGTCCCACTGGTGCTGGATGGCTGCCGGTGCTGCCAGGTGTGTGCTCGGCAGCAAGGTGAGCCCTGCACTGAGATGTTTCCCTGCGACAGCCAGAGAGGACTCCGGTGTGACTACAGCGCCAGCTTCCCCGGAGACCCTGGGGAGTGCATTAGTGAGTGTCAAGTTCTAGCAAGCAAACAACCAGGCCCATGTCTGTGTGGGTAAGACTGAGTTTAGGAAATGCAGTCTCAGTCAATCGtcaagagagagacaaacagagttAATGTTTAAAGTCTGCTCAGCAGAGTGGGATGGCCAGCTGGGCTGCGGTGCTCTGCCAGCAGTCCAGAACGTTTCAACTTCTATTCCAGGACTGCTGTTGACTCATTTCCTCTATGACTGTCCTTTGATCATGATAGATTACAGAGACAACACTAGTGGATTGAAAACCAGACTCctcagtttgtcagtagagAGGCCTGTTTTCTTATAAAACTACATAGGCAGGGACAGCAGCTTCTATGTCTTTACAGCTCTGTCTCATTTTCCTCTACTGTGTCCCCGCCAACTTCACCTAACCTGATCTTAATCTCTTTGACTTCTACGTTACGTTTCCCAGATCAATCTAAGCTGCAGGTGTGGTTGAGAAAGTTAAGACTGTCCTGTGTGTTTCTTACAGGTCAGGAGGACCTTGGCTGTGAAGTTAACGGCATCACTTACCAAGAGGGCCAGTCGTTTCAGCCCTCATGTGACACTTACTGCCACTGCAGAGGTGGAGGGGTGAGCTGTGTGCCGGCTTGCCCTCTGCATGGCCGTCTTCCCACTCCAGACTGTCCCAACCCACAACATATCCGGCTACCGGGGAAATGCTGCAAGGAATGGGTGTGTGAAAACCTCGAGAACACAGTCATTCAGGATGCCATAACAGGTAAACTCTacaggtggatggatgggttaaATGGACCTTTAAAGGTTGAAACACGTACATGTAAACATCCTCCTACGAAGACCTGAATTTACGTTAGGCTATCTTActaacagcagcagtgaaatTCACTAGAAGCTTCATGACAGACTTTAAGGGTAGAGTTCATTTTTTGTAAAATactcttatttgctttcttactgCGGGTTAGATTTGACTATTGATACCACTCTAATGTCTTTATggaaaatatgaagctacatctaacagctggttagcttagcttagcataaaggccTACTATCACCTCAAGCTCAGTAATTAACATGATTATGATGATAACATTATGATTTGTTTGTTCGTTTCCGGTCTTTGTGCCATGCTAAGCTAATGCTAACCACTTTATGGTtgaagcttcatatttaatgaacaGACATAAGAGTGGTGTTGAGCTCCGCATTGACCTCtatacatttcccaaaatgttgaacccTTCCTTTAATGACATCAGAGCTAGATATTTACATCATATTTTCCAGTGTCAGGGTGCTGGTGCCAGATGTATCTTCACGTACAGTATCATTGGATTTCTCCCTACAAATGTTGCTCATTGATGATCAGTCCATATGGCAACATAATCCTTACTTCATTTCTATGAGGTTTGTCACTGGTGGTCATGTCTGGAAGTTTTTATTGGAGGACTTTTGCATTTAACTGAGGTGTGTCTGGCCAAAAGAAAACTCACAAAGTCCAAATATAACCGACCTTCCTCTGGAAAagtgaaaacatattttttcccTCAGTCACCAAGTCTCATAGTTTCATAACAACAACCACAGATGTGTAACAATTAAACATATGAAACCATGTAGAGACTCCATTAGAAGGAAAGTgtgcgagtgagtgagtgtgtgagtgagagtgggTGTTAGAGAAAtgaagccactcttaaaaacatCTGGAATTCCAAACAACGTGATTAGAGCAGCAACAGAACATTTTGTTCTTAAATACAAAACTGGCGATGTCCTTTCTGAAGATCAGCTGATTATTATGACTTATAAATGTTAGTTTTGGGAGGAACAAAATGTTGCTTTGGATTTTTATATTCACTAAAGtccaaagcatttaatttgatTCAAAGAGGAAGTTTTTTGTGAGCGAAAAACAATGAGATGAGATATTAAAGTCACTGGAGGTGAGTCACTGGGGTGAATGAGTCCAGTCAGCATCTAGTTTAGTTTAGTGCAGATGTTCTCAAACTGTGAGGCTAAAACCTGCTAGTGTGCATGCTGCAACATGAACTCATGTCATTTTATTTGGTTTCAGTAGCCATGAGACCCGCCAGGTTGTGGCCAGTTCTCCTGAGGGATCATCCTCTAAACAAACTAGTCCCACCTGCCTCCACATGTAAAGAGCAGAGCACCCAGTGGAGTGCCTGTTCCCAGAGCTGTGGGGCTGGGGTGTCCACACGGGTTTCTAACCAGAACCCAGCCTGCAAGCTGCAAATGGAAACTCGACTTTGTAAAGTGCGGCCTTGCCATATGGTTCAGCCTGCCACAAGGAAACCCATGGTAAGCTCTAATCACATAGTGATTCCTTCTGATTTGTACTTTCTCTGTCTTATCAGATTCTGTCTCTTCATATATCCTATTATGTTCCATTCACGGCTTTAAATGGTTAACTCACCCAAATCACGAAAAACGTTTATGTGCTGAGTTTGAAGATAGCTATCTTTAAAACCTTTCTGGCCAATACGTCAAATACAATAAAGGGAAACAGAATATCTCAAACAAAAATCTCAAACTTGAGCAACCGTCTGCATATAACAAGGGTTATGTGAAAATATATGTTTATTGTGATTAGAAAGAACAAAAGTGACTTTTACAAAGATTTCTCAGACGCATAGCTGTCTTAAAgataccctgtggagtttttgactcCTAGTACCACTAAGGAGCAATTTTTTTACGAGTTTGTctgctttgttttattgtgtacaCTCTAGAGCACACGTGAACAGAGTATAGAGGAAATGTGATTCACATTTTTGCCGTTGGTTTTTCCGCTGATAACCGGTTGTTGgtggaaacacacaaagaaaggtAGCAATGAAGCATCTTGCAATCAAACATGGCTGTGAACAATGtacaattcaatttaaaatatttgctttgcaaatgttttatgatgaaggaaatgcattcaacacaCCTTGTTTGACCTCAAGGACACACACGATGCgttttggtgagaaacactaatgtaaacataacttttgtttgtttacaaggaAACTCCACAAGGCACCTTTAAATTTCTAATTTAACCCATGAAAAAAGGCAAGAGCTGAGTGATATTTATAATGAACTCTGGTGTTCTACTGACTGCAAAAGCAAGTCTTGCCATGCTAAGATGTAGTTAAATGATTTTCATCCAGCCTCCTTGCCCTCCCAAAGTCATAAATGCCATGTTTGTGAATTAATGAAAAACATGTCATTGTCACTTCTGATCAGGTATTATCTCTGCAGCTCAGATGTAGTTACTTGACTTAAACTGTACTCCCCGTAAAACACTGATTTGGTAATTTGCAGGTCAGTGCAATTAGATTAATCTAGGTGAACACTGAATTTACAGCTGTAGTTTTAATAACTATATTTTAACATGTAGTTTGCACCTGCTCCACAATGAAATACCACTGCTGAAATGTTGGATATATGTACCCTGAAAAACTTC
It encodes:
- the ccn5 gene encoding WNT1-inducible-signaling pathway protein 2, producing MDRLLCDCVIALAVLLCVATQVLCQLCDSPCLCPGPAPQCPSGVPLVLDGCRCCQVCARQQGEPCTEMFPCDSQRGLRCDYSASFPGDPGECISQEDLGCEVNGITYQEGQSFQPSCDTYCHCRGGGVSCVPACPLHGRLPTPDCPNPQHIRLPGKCCKEWVCENLENTVIQDAITAMRPARLWPVLLRDHPLNKLVPPASTCKEQSTQWSACSQSCGAGVSTRVSNQNPACKLQMETRLCKVRPCHMVQPATRKPMRGRQRWCKASYTSPGPIRLIHQGCYSTRAYQLQYCGQCTDSRCCTPYQTTTAEVTFRCPTGRLLQRAVMMIHSCVCHNNCPYSPYSNPALWGYRP